The following proteins are encoded in a genomic region of Cricetulus griseus strain 17A/GY chromosome 7, alternate assembly CriGri-PICRH-1.0, whole genome shotgun sequence:
- the LOC107979412 gene encoding 60S ribosomal protein L36a-like yields MVNVLKTRRTFCKKCGKHQPHKVTQYKKEKDSLYAQGKRRYDRKQNGNGGQTKPIFQKKAKTTKKIVLRLECVEPNCRSKRMLGIKICKHFELGGDKKRKG; encoded by the coding sequence ATGGTGAACGTTCTTAAGACCCGCCGGACGTTCTGCAAGAAATGTGGCAAGCACCAGCCCCATAAAGTGACACAGTACAAGAAGGAAAAGGACTCTTTGTATGCCCAGGGAAAGCGGCGTTATGACAGGAAACAGAATGGCAATGGTGGACAGACTAAGCCTATTTTCCAAAAAAAGGCTAAAACTACAAAGAAGATTGTGCTGAGGCTTGAGTGTGTTGAGCCCAACTGCAGATCTAAGAGGATGCTGGGTATTAAGATATGCAAGCATTTTGAACTAGGGGGAGATAAGAAGAGAAAGGGCTAA